In Xanthomonas sacchari, a genomic segment contains:
- a CDS encoding rhomboid family intramembrane serine protease, with the protein MPSVTPVNLILIVLTVLVSWAAFNNRRLLDRLILWPPAIDRHKQYDRLVTYGFIHADFPHLLFNMVTLYFFGGPIEVLMERLTGNMLVYPLFYLAALVVSILPSYLKNQKNPNYMSLGASGAVSAVLFAFILMAPWTGIFFFFIPIPIPAILYAVFYVGYSIWMDRRGGDNVNHSAHLAGAAFGVMFLLIMEPSILQHFLGELANPRFGRG; encoded by the coding sequence ATGCCTTCCGTCACCCCCGTCAACCTGATCCTGATCGTCCTGACCGTGCTCGTGTCGTGGGCGGCGTTCAACAACCGCCGGCTGCTCGACCGGCTGATCCTGTGGCCGCCGGCGATCGACCGCCACAAGCAGTACGACCGGCTGGTGACCTACGGCTTCATCCACGCCGATTTCCCGCACCTGCTGTTCAACATGGTCACGCTGTACTTCTTCGGCGGCCCGATCGAGGTCCTGATGGAGCGGCTGACCGGCAACATGCTGGTGTATCCGCTGTTCTACCTGGCGGCGCTGGTGGTCTCGATCCTGCCCAGCTACCTGAAGAACCAGAAGAACCCCAACTACATGAGCCTGGGCGCGTCCGGCGCGGTGTCGGCGGTGCTGTTCGCCTTCATCCTGATGGCGCCGTGGACCGGGATCTTCTTCTTCTTCATCCCGATTCCGATCCCCGCCATCCTCTACGCCGTGTTCTATGTCGGCTACAGCATCTGGATGGACCGCCGCGGCGGCGACAACGTCAACCACAGCGCGCACCTGGCCGGCGCGGCGTTCGGCGTGATGTTCCTGCTGATCATGGAGCCGTCGATACTGCAGCACTTCCTGGGCGAGCTGGCGAACCCGCGCTTCGGGCGCGGGTGA
- a CDS encoding oligopeptide:H+ symporter, with amino-acid sequence MSAAQERATARMPRQIPYIIGNEACERFSFYGMRNILVQFLITSLLLQEVSAPGREAEAKHIMHSFMIGVYFFPLLGGWLADRFFGKYNTILWFSLVYCAGHLCLALFEGHRSGFFLGLGLIALGAGGIKPLVASFMGDQFDQGNKHLAKVVFDAFYWIINFGSLFASLLIPLALKNLGPAWAFGIPGILMLVATLVFWAGRHRYVRVPLPPKDPHGFAQVVRTALLRQVPGQGRPGLALAGVAVLLALGTFALAPTLGLVICLCLALVLLLAGIGGGTWWQLERARAVHPDAAVDGVRAVLRVLVVFALVTPFFSLFDQKASTWVLQGQQMQMPDWFSASQMQALNPALVMLLIPFNNLVLYPLLRRRGYEPTALRRMTAGIAFSGLAWIVVGSLQVMMDGGDALSIAWQILPYALLTFGEVLVSATGLEFAYSQAPQSMKGVVMSFWNLTTTVGNLWVLLSNAAVRNERVTAHIGSTGLSETAFLMFFFAAFAFVAALLFGLYARRYRMVDHYRPA; translated from the coding sequence ATGAGCGCGGCGCAGGAACGCGCCACCGCGCGCATGCCGCGGCAGATTCCGTACATCATCGGCAACGAGGCCTGCGAGCGCTTCAGCTTCTACGGGATGCGCAACATCCTGGTGCAGTTCCTGATCACCTCGCTGTTGCTGCAGGAAGTGAGCGCGCCCGGCCGCGAGGCCGAGGCCAAGCACATCATGCACAGCTTCATGATCGGCGTGTACTTCTTCCCGCTGCTCGGCGGCTGGCTGGCCGATCGCTTCTTCGGCAAGTACAACACCATCCTCTGGTTCAGCCTGGTCTACTGCGCGGGACACCTGTGCCTGGCGCTGTTCGAGGGCCACCGCAGCGGTTTCTTCCTCGGCCTGGGCCTGATCGCGCTGGGCGCGGGCGGGATCAAGCCGCTGGTGGCCTCGTTCATGGGCGACCAGTTCGACCAGGGCAACAAGCACCTGGCCAAGGTGGTGTTCGACGCCTTTTACTGGATCATCAACTTCGGCTCGCTGTTCGCCTCGCTGCTGATCCCGCTGGCGCTGAAGAACCTGGGCCCGGCGTGGGCGTTCGGCATCCCCGGCATCCTGATGCTGGTGGCCACCCTGGTGTTCTGGGCCGGGCGCCACCGCTACGTGCGCGTGCCGCTGCCGCCCAAGGATCCGCACGGCTTCGCCCAGGTGGTGCGCACCGCGTTGCTGCGGCAGGTGCCGGGGCAGGGGCGTCCCGGGCTGGCCCTGGCCGGCGTGGCGGTGCTGCTGGCGTTGGGCACGTTCGCGCTGGCGCCGACGCTGGGCCTGGTGATCTGCCTGTGCCTGGCGCTGGTGCTGCTGCTGGCCGGCATCGGCGGCGGCACCTGGTGGCAGCTGGAACGCGCCCGCGCGGTGCATCCGGACGCCGCGGTGGACGGCGTGCGCGCGGTGCTGCGGGTGCTGGTGGTGTTCGCGCTGGTCACCCCGTTCTTCTCGCTGTTCGACCAGAAGGCCTCGACCTGGGTGCTGCAGGGCCAGCAGATGCAGATGCCGGACTGGTTCAGCGCCTCGCAGATGCAGGCGCTGAATCCGGCGCTGGTGATGCTGCTGATCCCGTTCAACAACCTGGTGCTGTACCCGCTGCTGCGCCGGCGCGGCTACGAGCCGACCGCGCTGCGGCGGATGACCGCCGGCATCGCCTTCAGCGGCCTGGCCTGGATCGTGGTCGGCAGCCTGCAGGTGATGATGGACGGCGGCGACGCCTTGTCCATCGCCTGGCAGATCCTGCCGTATGCGCTGCTGACCTTCGGCGAAGTGCTGGTCTCGGCGACCGGCCTGGAGTTCGCCTACAGCCAGGCGCCGCAGTCGATGAAGGGCGTGGTGATGAGTTTCTGGAACCTCACCACCACCGTCGGCAACCTGTGGGTGCTGCTGTCCAACGCCGCGGTGCGCAACGAGCGCGTCACCGCGCACATCGGCAGCACCGGGCTCAGCGAGACCGCGTTCCTGATGTTCTTCTTCGCCGCCTTCGCTTTCGTCGCCGCACTGCTGTTCGGGCTGTACGCGCGCCGCTACCGCATGGTCGACCACTACCGCCCCGCCTGA
- a CDS encoding beta-glucosidase family protein — protein MKTFTGSLCLTLALAAPATAAPPATAASATSTTNAAADAQRPWNDRTLSPDRRAALLVQAMTPDEKFQLLHSYFGLGKDGGPRPPGALGSAGYVPAIARLGIPSQQLADAGLGVTNPGNIRPGDHATAMPSGPATAATWNRALAFAGGETMGREAWQQGFNVLLAGSVNLQRDPRNGRNFEYAGEDPLLAGVMVGESIRGVQSQHVVSTMKHFAMNDLETGRNTHSADIGEQAMHESDLLAFELALKIGQPGSVMCSYNRINGVYGCENDYLLNQVLKQEWKFPGYVMSDWGGVHSGSKAALAGLDQQSAGEVFDKAVYFDQPLRMAVAAGTVPQARLDDMVKRILRAFFATGSFDNPPQHQPIDDAAGGLAAQRVVEEGTVLLRNEGKLLPLSRSVRRIAVIGGHADKGVIGGGGSSMVGVTVNGGNAVPGIAPTTWPGPVMFHPSSPLQALRKALPNAQIDYASGDDPAAAAKLARAADVAIVFATQWSAESVDLPDIALPGKQDALIARVAKANPKTVVVLETNGPVAMPWLQQVPAVLEAWYPGIRGGEGLARLLLGEVNPSGRLPVTWLRDVSQLPRPSIPGLGFKPAQPAGSNVDYTIEGANVGYRWFAARGLEPVYPFGYGLSYTTFAYSNFKVQADGDRVVASFDVRNTGDREGADVPQLYLRLPQGHHTPIRLVGWDKLTLKPGESRHVSIVAEPKTLADYDPKQRRWHIAAGDYELLLGRSATQVEARAPLHLKDRVLQH, from the coding sequence ATGAAAACGTTTACAGGATCCCTTTGCCTGACCCTCGCGCTGGCCGCGCCCGCCACCGCCGCCCCGCCGGCGACGGCCGCCAGCGCCACCTCCACGACGAACGCCGCCGCCGATGCGCAGCGCCCGTGGAACGACCGCACCCTGTCGCCGGACCGGCGCGCCGCGCTGCTGGTGCAGGCGATGACCCCGGACGAGAAGTTCCAGCTGCTGCACAGCTACTTCGGCCTGGGCAAGGACGGCGGCCCGCGGCCGCCCGGCGCGCTCGGCTCGGCCGGCTATGTGCCGGCGATCGCGCGCCTGGGCATCCCGTCGCAGCAACTGGCCGATGCCGGCCTCGGCGTGACCAACCCCGGCAACATCCGCCCCGGCGACCATGCCACCGCGATGCCGTCCGGCCCCGCCACCGCCGCCACCTGGAACCGCGCGCTGGCCTTCGCCGGCGGTGAGACCATGGGCCGCGAGGCCTGGCAACAGGGCTTCAACGTGCTGCTGGCCGGCAGCGTCAACCTGCAGCGCGACCCGCGCAACGGCCGCAACTTCGAGTACGCCGGCGAGGACCCGCTGCTGGCCGGGGTGATGGTCGGCGAATCGATCCGCGGCGTGCAGAGCCAGCATGTGGTCTCGACCATGAAGCACTTCGCGATGAACGACCTGGAGACCGGGCGCAACACCCACAGCGCCGACATCGGCGAGCAGGCCATGCACGAGTCGGACCTGCTGGCCTTCGAGCTGGCGCTGAAGATCGGCCAGCCCGGCTCGGTGATGTGTTCGTACAACCGCATCAACGGCGTGTACGGCTGCGAGAACGACTACCTGCTCAACCAGGTGCTGAAGCAGGAATGGAAGTTCCCCGGCTACGTGATGTCCGACTGGGGCGGCGTGCACAGCGGCTCCAAGGCGGCGCTGGCCGGCCTGGACCAGCAATCGGCCGGCGAAGTCTTCGACAAGGCCGTGTACTTCGACCAGCCGCTGCGCATGGCGGTGGCCGCCGGCACCGTGCCGCAGGCGCGCCTGGACGACATGGTCAAGCGCATCCTGCGCGCATTCTTCGCCACCGGCAGTTTCGACAACCCGCCGCAGCACCAGCCGATCGACGACGCCGCCGGCGGCCTGGCCGCGCAGCGCGTGGTCGAGGAAGGCACGGTGCTGTTGCGCAACGAGGGCAAGCTGCTGCCGCTGTCGCGCAGCGTGCGCCGCATCGCGGTGATCGGCGGCCATGCCGACAAGGGCGTGATCGGCGGCGGCGGGTCCTCGATGGTCGGCGTCACCGTCAACGGCGGCAACGCGGTGCCGGGGATCGCCCCGACCACCTGGCCCGGCCCGGTGATGTTCCATCCGTCCTCGCCGCTGCAAGCGCTGCGCAAGGCCCTGCCCAACGCGCAGATCGACTATGCCAGCGGCGACGACCCGGCCGCGGCGGCCAAGCTCGCGCGCGCGGCCGACGTAGCCATCGTGTTCGCCACGCAGTGGTCGGCCGAGTCGGTGGACCTGCCGGACATCGCCCTGCCCGGCAAGCAGGACGCGCTGATCGCCCGGGTGGCCAAGGCCAACCCGAAGACGGTGGTGGTGCTGGAGACCAACGGCCCGGTGGCGATGCCGTGGCTGCAGCAGGTGCCGGCGGTGCTGGAGGCCTGGTATCCGGGCATCCGCGGCGGCGAAGGGCTGGCGCGGCTGCTGCTGGGCGAGGTCAATCCGTCCGGGCGCCTGCCGGTGACCTGGCTGCGCGACGTGTCGCAGCTGCCGCGGCCGTCGATTCCCGGCCTGGGCTTCAAGCCCGCGCAGCCGGCCGGCAGCAACGTCGACTACACCATCGAAGGCGCCAACGTCGGCTACCGCTGGTTCGCCGCGCGCGGCCTGGAGCCGGTGTATCCGTTCGGCTATGGCCTGTCCTACACCACGTTCGCCTACAGCAACTTCAAGGTGCAGGCCGACGGCGACCGCGTCGTCGCCAGCTTCGACGTGCGCAACACCGGCGACCGCGAAGGGGCCGACGTGCCGCAGCTCTACCTGCGCCTGCCGCAGGGCCACCACACCCCGATCCGCCTGGTCGGCTGGGACAAGCTGACGCTCAAGCCGGGCGAAAGCCGCCACGTCAGCATCGTCGCCGAGCCCAAGACCCTGGCCGACTACGACCCGAAGCAGCGCCGCTGGCACATCGCCGCCGGCGACTACGAACTGCTGCTGGGCCGTTCGGCGACGCAGGTGGAGGCGCGCGCGCCGCTGCACCTGAAGGACCGCGTGCTGCAGCACTGA
- a CDS encoding endonuclease/exonuclease/phosphatase family protein, whose amino-acid sequence MNPRVFRWHRTGWLLLAVAALAQAHVAADAVPTVSATPDSALTVVTLTLAPDPRAAQDGDDWSARRERIVAALQRLQPDAIALQEVLQTPEMPNQAQWLAARLGYHCHFISPDPPSRPQRRGNALLTRLPVLEEAETLLHPLEDYSVAGLVRVDLHGQPVNLYFTRLHAARDGGASRREQAEDLMAWIDATAEGVPSLLAGGFFAAARAPELAPLAVRFEDGSVRGESTRNRIAVRAPGTAAAADHVFFERGHFRPLHGARLFAPAPDLRAAGTRGLLMALQPLDPLPEPLPPIP is encoded by the coding sequence ATGAATCCCCGCGTCTTCCGATGGCATCGCACCGGCTGGCTGTTGCTGGCCGTGGCGGCATTGGCGCAGGCGCACGTGGCCGCGGACGCAGTGCCGACGGTCTCGGCGACACCGGACAGCGCCCTCACCGTGGTCACCCTCACGCTCGCCCCGGATCCGCGCGCGGCGCAGGACGGCGACGACTGGAGCGCGCGCCGCGAGCGCATCGTCGCGGCCCTGCAGCGCCTGCAGCCCGACGCCATCGCCCTGCAGGAAGTGCTGCAGACGCCGGAGATGCCGAACCAGGCGCAATGGCTGGCCGCGCGCCTGGGCTACCACTGCCATTTCATCAGCCCCGATCCGCCGAGCCGGCCGCAACGCCGCGGCAATGCGCTGCTGACCCGCCTGCCGGTGCTGGAGGAGGCCGAGACCTTGCTGCATCCGCTGGAGGACTACAGCGTGGCCGGCCTGGTGCGGGTGGATCTGCACGGGCAGCCGGTGAACCTGTACTTCACCCGCCTGCACGCCGCCCGCGATGGCGGCGCCAGCCGCCGCGAACAGGCCGAGGATCTGATGGCATGGATCGACGCCACCGCCGAGGGCGTGCCGTCGCTGCTGGCCGGCGGCTTCTTCGCCGCGGCGCGCGCGCCCGAGCTGGCGCCGCTGGCGGTGCGCTTCGAGGACGGCAGCGTGCGCGGCGAGTCGACGCGCAACCGGATCGCCGTGCGCGCGCCCGGCACGGCGGCGGCCGCCGATCACGTGTTCTTCGAACGCGGCCACTTCCGCCCCCTGCACGGCGCGCGCCTGTTCGCGCCGGCACCGGACCTGCGCGCGGCCGGCACGCGCGGCCTGCTGATGGCGCTGCAGCCGCTCGATCCGCTGCCGGAGCCGCTGCCGCCGATACCGTAG
- a CDS encoding RNA polymerase sigma factor — MEETASAERIPHMHADPTAAVGDGICTLLPQLRRFARAVAGHREDADDLLQIAIERALRRAAQWRPETPLQYWLYGIIRHAWIDEVRAQRRRRHLFVDAAEGEHVGDTPLERQQDWMAVQAAMAGLPEEQRLAIALVLIEGLSYKDAAAVLEIPLGTLTSRLARGREALQASLEATA; from the coding sequence ATGGAAGAAACCGCCTCCGCCGAACGTATCCCCCACATGCACGCCGATCCCACGGCCGCCGTCGGCGACGGCATCTGTACCCTCCTGCCTCAGCTGCGGCGCTTCGCGCGTGCCGTCGCCGGCCACCGCGAGGATGCCGACGACCTGCTGCAGATCGCGATCGAACGCGCCCTGCGCCGCGCCGCGCAATGGCGGCCGGAGACGCCGCTGCAGTACTGGCTGTACGGCATCATCCGCCACGCCTGGATCGACGAGGTACGGGCGCAGCGGCGACGGCGGCACCTGTTCGTCGATGCCGCCGAGGGCGAACACGTCGGCGACACGCCGCTGGAGCGGCAGCAGGACTGGATGGCGGTGCAGGCCGCGATGGCCGGCCTGCCCGAGGAACAACGCCTGGCGATCGCGCTGGTGCTGATCGAAGGCCTGTCCTACAAGGATGCCGCGGCGGTGCTGGAGATTCCGCTCGGCACACTCACCAGCCGGCTCGCGCGCGGGCGCGAGGCCTTGCAGGCGTCACTGGAGGCGACCGCATGA
- a CDS encoding GNAT family N-acetyltransferase has product MSAANVPITHDPQQRRFSLEVDGHRAELDYVLEQGRMVITHTGVPTSIGGRGLAAQLVTAALEYAQAQGWKVVPACSYAALFIQRHPQYAALLG; this is encoded by the coding sequence ATGTCCGCAGCCAACGTCCCGATCACGCACGATCCGCAGCAGCGCCGCTTCTCCCTGGAAGTCGACGGCCATCGCGCCGAACTCGACTACGTGCTGGAGCAGGGGCGCATGGTCATCACCCATACCGGGGTGCCGACGTCGATCGGCGGGCGCGGCCTGGCTGCGCAACTGGTCACCGCCGCGCTTGAGTATGCACAGGCGCAAGGCTGGAAGGTGGTGCCGGCGTGTTCGTACGCGGCGCTGTTCATCCAGCGGCATCCGCAGTACGCCGCGCTGCTCGGCTGA
- a CDS encoding superoxide dismutase, with amino-acid sequence MAYTLPKLPYAYDALEPHIDAQTMEIHHTKHHQTYINNVNAALEGTEYADLPIEALVSKLKSLPENLQGPVRNNGGGHANHSLFWTVMAPNAGGTPSGDVAKAIDSELGGFDKFKEAFTKAALTRFGSGWAWLSVTPDKKLVVESTANQDSPLFEGNTPILGLDVWEHAYYLKYQNRRPDYIGAFFNVVDWKEVERRYHAAIG; translated from the coding sequence ATGGCCTACACCCTCCCCAAGTTGCCCTACGCCTACGACGCGCTGGAACCGCACATCGATGCGCAGACGATGGAGATCCATCACACCAAGCATCACCAGACCTACATCAACAATGTCAACGCCGCGCTGGAAGGTACCGAGTACGCCGATCTGCCGATCGAGGCGCTGGTGTCCAAGCTGAAGTCGCTGCCGGAGAACCTGCAGGGTCCGGTGCGCAACAACGGTGGCGGCCATGCCAACCACTCGCTGTTCTGGACGGTGATGGCGCCCAACGCCGGCGGCACCCCCAGCGGCGACGTCGCCAAGGCGATCGACAGCGAACTGGGCGGCTTCGACAAGTTCAAGGAGGCCTTCACCAAGGCCGCGTTGACCCGCTTCGGCAGCGGCTGGGCCTGGCTGAGCGTCACCCCCGACAAGAAGCTGGTGGTCGAGAGCACCGCCAACCAGGACAGCCCGCTGTTCGAGGGCAATACCCCGATCCTGGGCCTGGACGTGTGGGAACACGCCTACTACCTGAAGTACCAGAACCGTCGTCCGGACTACATCGGCGCGTTCTTCAACGTGGTCGACTGGAAGGAAGTGGAGCGCCGCTACCACGCCGCGATCGGCTGA
- a CDS encoding M14 family metallopeptidase: MIRPWLACLLLPMLLCSMPSLASDAGLSTEAERSGFARTGRYAETIALCDAFAQRYPQSVRCFDFGTSPEGRPMKALAVSTSGTLDAAGAQARKLPVVLIQGGIHAGEIDGKDAGFLALRQLLDGQAARGALDKQVWLFVPVFNVDGHERFGAWNRPNQRGPEQMGWRTTAQNLNLNRDYVKADAPEMQAMLRLVEQWDPLLYVDLHVTDGAQFEHDVSIQVEPLHAGDAALRGDGLRLRDGVLADLKRQGSLPLPYYPSFVVNDDPASGFEDGVPTPRFSHGYFQLRNRFGMLVETHSWKRYPERVRITRNTIVSVLQQVARHGAQWRADALAADARAQALGGQTVALNYRTTDASHLVDFRGYAYTRTLSPVSGALMTRYDERTPQRWRVPLRDQVVPSVEVAAPRAGYLVPAAQAALVGAKLRQHGIAFRTLEHDATLPVQTFRADTANFAARSSEGHQRLSVTGAWKPETRAVGAGALFVPIAQPKARLLMALLEPQAPDSLLQWGEFNSAFERAEYMEDYVAEDVARQMLASDPALKAEFEDKLEHDAAFAKDPQARLEFFYRRHSSWDERYRLYPVMRSDEAPS; encoded by the coding sequence ATGATCCGACCCTGGCTGGCCTGCCTGCTGTTGCCGATGCTGCTGTGCAGCATGCCATCCCTGGCCAGCGATGCGGGCCTGTCCACCGAGGCCGAGCGCAGCGGGTTCGCGCGCACCGGCCGCTACGCCGAAACCATCGCCCTGTGCGATGCGTTCGCGCAGCGCTACCCGCAATCGGTGCGCTGCTTCGACTTCGGCACCTCGCCCGAAGGCCGGCCGATGAAGGCGCTGGCGGTGTCCACCTCCGGCACTCTGGACGCGGCGGGCGCGCAGGCGCGCAAGCTGCCGGTGGTGCTGATCCAGGGCGGCATCCACGCCGGCGAGATCGACGGCAAGGACGCCGGCTTCCTGGCGCTGCGCCAGCTGCTCGACGGCCAGGCCGCGCGCGGCGCGCTGGACAAGCAGGTGTGGCTGTTCGTGCCGGTGTTCAACGTCGACGGGCACGAGCGCTTCGGCGCCTGGAACCGGCCCAACCAGCGCGGCCCGGAACAGATGGGCTGGCGCACCACCGCGCAGAACCTCAACCTCAACCGCGACTACGTCAAGGCCGATGCGCCGGAGATGCAGGCGATGCTGCGCCTGGTCGAGCAATGGGATCCGCTGCTGTACGTGGACCTGCACGTCACCGACGGCGCGCAGTTCGAGCACGACGTGTCGATCCAGGTGGAACCGCTGCATGCCGGCGACGCCGCGCTGCGCGGCGACGGCCTGCGCCTGCGCGACGGCGTGCTCGCCGACCTGAAGCGGCAGGGGTCGCTGCCGCTGCCGTACTACCCCTCGTTCGTGGTCAACGACGACCCCGCCTCCGGCTTCGAGGACGGCGTGCCCACGCCGCGCTTCTCGCACGGCTACTTCCAGCTGCGCAACCGCTTCGGCATGCTGGTGGAGACGCACTCGTGGAAGCGCTACCCCGAGCGCGTGCGCATCACCCGCAACACCATCGTCTCGGTGCTGCAGCAGGTGGCGCGGCACGGTGCGCAGTGGCGCGCCGACGCGCTGGCCGCCGACGCCCGCGCGCAAGCGCTTGGCGGGCAGACCGTGGCGCTGAACTACCGCACCACCGACGCCTCGCACCTGGTCGACTTCCGCGGCTACGCCTACACGCGCACGCTTTCGCCGGTCTCCGGCGCGCTGATGACCCGCTACGACGAACGCACCCCGCAACGCTGGCGGGTGCCGCTGCGCGACCAGGTCGTGCCCAGCGTGGAGGTCGCCGCGCCGCGCGCCGGCTACCTGGTGCCAGCCGCGCAGGCCGCCCTGGTCGGCGCCAAGCTGCGCCAGCACGGCATCGCCTTCCGCACCCTGGAGCACGACGCCACCCTGCCGGTGCAGACCTTCCGCGCCGACACCGCCAACTTCGCCGCACGCTCGTCCGAAGGCCACCAGCGGCTCAGCGTCACCGGCGCCTGGAAGCCGGAAACCCGCGCCGTCGGCGCCGGCGCGCTGTTCGTGCCCATCGCCCAGCCCAAGGCGCGGCTGCTGATGGCGCTGCTGGAACCGCAGGCGCCGGATTCGCTGCTGCAATGGGGCGAGTTCAACAGTGCGTTCGAGCGCGCCGAGTACATGGAGGACTACGTCGCCGAGGACGTGGCGCGGCAGATGCTGGCCAGCGACCCGGCGCTCAAGGCCGAGTTCGAGGACAAGCTCGAACACGATGCGGCCTTCGCCAAGGATCCGCAGGCACGGCTGGAGTTCTTCTACCGCCGCCACAGCTCCTGGGACGAGCGCTACCGCCTGTACCCGGTCATGCGCAGCGACGAAGCCCCGTCCTGA
- a CDS encoding MarR family winged helix-turn-helix transcriptional regulator, with product MGSFDQTERRVAHTCARYPAFPREPAVLVRLVKHLYKRVHANASGVLKEYGISPPEYEILMMLYGTPEQCITPTEVAEAASEKPANITRLTDSLCSKGLLSRTASPEDRRKVALTLQPAGIALIERLLPDVCAFLDAETAALDAGEQQQLETLLKKMLAGIDGLDAAESKTQAALP from the coding sequence ATGGGCAGTTTCGATCAGACCGAGCGGCGTGTGGCGCACACTTGCGCGCGTTATCCCGCTTTCCCGCGCGAACCCGCCGTCCTGGTCCGGTTGGTCAAGCATCTGTACAAGCGCGTGCATGCCAACGCCAGCGGCGTGCTCAAGGAGTATGGCATCAGCCCGCCGGAGTACGAGATCCTGATGATGCTGTATGGCACGCCCGAGCAGTGCATCACCCCCACCGAGGTGGCCGAGGCCGCCAGCGAGAAACCGGCCAACATCACCCGTCTCACCGACAGCCTGTGCAGCAAGGGGCTGCTGTCGCGCACGGCCAGTCCGGAAGACCGGCGCAAGGTCGCGCTGACCCTGCAGCCGGCCGGCATCGCCCTGATCGAGCGGCTGCTGCCGGACGTGTGCGCGTTCCTGGATGCGGAGACCGCGGCGCTGGATGCCGGCGAACAGCAGCAGTTGGAGACGCTGCTGAAAAAGATGCTGGCCGGCATCGACGGCCTCGATGCTGCCGAATCGAAGACGCAGGCCGCGCTGCCCTAA
- a CDS encoding DUF3298 and DUF4163 domain-containing protein, with product MAWTALAVAAALAMAGCKREEPAAAPAPAAAPAEAAAPAVAEQAPATPPELKDIVEHSPSYVVGITFPPAINRYPGLADAANRYAQNARSELMEAVDGLGNDRPRAPYELSLQFEMLLERPDLVALSADGSRYTGGAHGEPLVARWVWLPQQQRMLTAETLIPDAAHWKQVADYAAAQLRQAVQARVDAEQVPPEDQQEQVRSASKMIAEGTEPQASNFSQFQPLVDAAGKITALRFVFPPYQVGPYADGTQTVDVPASVLRPLVAPEYASLFAA from the coding sequence ATGGCATGGACGGCACTGGCGGTCGCGGCGGCACTGGCAATGGCCGGTTGCAAGCGCGAGGAACCGGCTGCCGCACCAGCGCCCGCCGCGGCGCCGGCCGAGGCCGCCGCGCCGGCGGTCGCGGAGCAGGCGCCGGCCACGCCGCCGGAACTGAAGGATATCGTCGAGCACAGCCCCAGCTATGTGGTCGGGATCACTTTCCCGCCGGCGATCAACCGTTATCCGGGGCTGGCCGACGCCGCCAATCGCTATGCGCAGAACGCGCGCAGCGAACTGATGGAGGCGGTGGACGGCCTTGGTAACGATCGCCCGCGTGCGCCCTACGAACTCTCGTTGCAGTTCGAGATGCTGCTGGAGCGTCCGGATCTGGTCGCGCTGAGCGCCGACGGCAGCCGCTATACCGGCGGCGCGCACGGCGAACCGCTGGTGGCGCGCTGGGTGTGGCTGCCGCAGCAGCAGCGCATGCTCACCGCTGAAACGCTGATCCCGGATGCGGCGCACTGGAAACAGGTCGCCGACTACGCCGCCGCGCAACTGCGCCAGGCGGTGCAGGCGCGGGTCGATGCCGAGCAGGTGCCGCCGGAGGATCAGCAGGAGCAGGTGCGCAGCGCCAGCAAGATGATCGCCGAAGGCACCGAGCCGCAGGCCAGCAACTTCAGCCAGTTCCAGCCGCTGGTCGACGCGGCGGGCAAGATCACCGCCTTGCGCTTCGTGTTCCCGCCGTATCAGGTGGGGCCGTACGCCGATGGCACGCAGACGGTGGACGTGCCGGCCAGCGTGCTGCGCCCCCTGGTGGCGCCGGAGTACGCGTCGCTGTTCGCCGCCTGA